A part of Larkinella insperata genomic DNA contains:
- a CDS encoding response regulator — MSIQYSILLVDDDPLIADVLIRASQQVFPEAEFTYLSSFDQAVAHFDSLNGPGPRLILLDLDLQSEHGGMDFLKLMRNHPQGRYLPIVILSASRDPKKMEEAYRQGATAFTVKPFSYQDWKSYASQLQNYWFGMASLPVIWFGDQTKASRMNP, encoded by the coding sequence ATGAGTATTCAATATTCCATTCTGCTGGTGGACGATGATCCTTTAATTGCCGACGTATTGATCCGGGCATCCCAGCAAGTTTTTCCGGAAGCGGAATTTACCTACCTGAGCAGTTTTGATCAGGCCGTGGCTCATTTCGATTCCCTGAATGGACCCGGCCCCCGTCTGATTCTGCTGGATCTGGACCTGCAAAGTGAGCATGGCGGGATGGATTTTTTAAAATTGATGCGTAACCATCCGCAGGGCCGGTATTTGCCAATCGTCATCCTGTCGGCTAGCCGCGATCCTAAAAAGATGGAAGAAGCCTACCGCCAGGGGGCAACGGCTTTCACGGTGAAACCGTTCTCCTACCAGGACTGGAAGTCGTATGCCAGCCAGTTGCAGAATTACTGGTTCGGGATGGCCAGCCTGCCCGTCATCTGGTTTGGCGATCAGACAAAAGCGAGTCGGATGAACCCGTAA
- a CDS encoding response regulator, whose product MTTNMPLNEAAEFSILLVDDDLQIVDLLNQAARHEFPQCQFIHRATVEEAITYLDTITGWGPRLALLDIDLKTDKTGLDLLTWIRGHEKYRLLPVVVLSVIHEEETVRKAYARGANIFTNKPFSYEEWKAYVRYLRTYWFTTASTPKLWFDKPTSALTD is encoded by the coding sequence ATGACAACGAACATGCCCTTGAACGAAGCAGCGGAGTTTTCCATTCTTTTGGTCGACGATGATCTTCAGATTGTTGACCTGCTGAACCAGGCCGCCCGTCATGAATTTCCCCAATGCCAGTTTATTCACCGGGCGACGGTGGAAGAAGCCATTACCTACCTGGATACCATAACCGGCTGGGGACCTCGCCTGGCGCTGCTGGACATTGATCTGAAGACCGACAAGACCGGTCTGGATTTGCTGACCTGGATTCGCGGGCACGAAAAATACCGTCTTTTGCCCGTGGTGGTTCTGTCCGTAATTCACGAGGAAGAAACGGTGCGCAAAGCCTACGCCCGAGGAGCTAATATTTTTACCAATAAGCCTTTCTCATACGAGGAATGGAAAGCCTACGTTCGCTATCTGCGCACATATTGGTTTACGACGGCCAGCACGCCCAAGCTCTGGTTTGATAAACCGACCTCGGCGCTAACGGATTGA
- a CDS encoding response regulator gives MNKLFNILVIDDDEDDQFLIQSAFLADRERYQFRFATNGSNVLENIDKSERLPDLIFLDLNMPIINGFEVLRNIKNSSLYRHIPVIILSTSDDEQDVNRCYELGANTFMVKPSSHQDLMELANLVRMYWFSLARIPTSRMND, from the coding sequence ATGAATAAACTTTTCAACATTCTGGTGATCGATGATGATGAGGATGATCAGTTCTTGATCCAGTCGGCTTTTCTGGCCGATCGCGAGCGTTACCAGTTCCGGTTTGCTACCAACGGCTCCAACGTACTGGAAAACATTGATAAATCCGAACGCTTGCCAGATCTGATTTTTCTGGATTTGAACATGCCCATTATCAATGGTTTTGAAGTGCTCAGAAATATCAAAAATTCGTCTCTATACCGTCATATTCCCGTCATCATCCTGTCGACATCAGACGACGAACAGGACGTAAACCGTTGCTATGAGTTGGGGGCCAATACATTTATGGTCAAACCTTCTTCCCACCAGGACTTAATGGAATTAGCAAACCTGGTGCGGATGTACTGGTTCTCGCTGGCCCGTATTCCAACCTCACGTATGAATGATTGA
- a CDS encoding response regulator translates to MSYSNIKSPIIYIEDDEDDQLLIQSASKDLKLTHEILFFSRGDQALAYLQTTPDKPLLVLCDVNLPGMSGLELRQLIDADMELRQKAIPFIFFSTEASDAQINQAYNSPIQGFFIKTSGYEALKSQLELVVRYWQTCAHPNQVVSK, encoded by the coding sequence ATGTCCTATTCTAATATCAAGAGTCCCATCATTTATATTGAGGATGACGAAGACGATCAACTGCTGATTCAATCCGCCAGCAAGGACCTGAAACTGACGCATGAAATTCTGTTTTTCAGCCGGGGTGATCAGGCGCTTGCTTATCTGCAGACCACACCCGACAAACCGCTGCTAGTCCTCTGCGATGTAAATCTACCTGGTATGAGCGGTCTGGAACTCAGGCAATTAATTGATGCCGACATGGAACTTCGGCAAAAAGCCATCCCCTTCATCTTTTTTAGCACCGAGGCCAGTGACGCCCAGATCAACCAGGCTTACAATAGCCCCATCCAGGGGTTCTTTATCAAAACCAGTGGTTATGAAGCTTTAAAAAGCCAACTGGAATTGGTGGTTCGCTACTGGCAAACGTGCGCGCATCCTAACCAAGTTGTTAGTAAATAA
- the map gene encoding type I methionyl aminopeptidase: protein MSLQSQEDFIGMQEISQIVGSTLRLMQQYAQPGMSTLELDQYGRKLLEQQGARSAPKLAYRFPGWTCISLNDEVCHGIPSAKRLMKEGDLVNIDVSAERNGYWSDNGGSFVLGKDIHQHSDLVEASKRILAKAIDHIKAGVLIAEIGRLIETETKRAGYRVVKNLAGHGIGRRLHEEPREILCYYDPSIKTRFRKNSVVAIETFLSTKASMAHDKGDGWTLVAKDSFAVQHEHTIVVTDKQPIILTAANQIWN from the coding sequence ATGTCACTGCAATCTCAGGAAGACTTTATTGGCATGCAGGAAATCAGCCAGATTGTTGGCTCCACCCTGCGGCTTATGCAGCAGTATGCCCAACCCGGCATGTCAACGCTGGAACTCGATCAGTATGGTCGAAAACTCCTGGAACAACAAGGCGCCAGATCGGCACCCAAACTTGCCTACCGCTTCCCGGGCTGGACCTGCATCAGCCTCAATGATGAGGTTTGCCACGGCATTCCTTCCGCCAAACGATTGATGAAGGAAGGGGATCTGGTCAATATCGATGTATCGGCGGAACGGAATGGGTATTGGTCCGACAACGGGGGTTCCTTCGTTCTGGGAAAAGACATCCATCAACACAGCGATCTGGTAGAAGCTTCCAAACGAATCCTGGCCAAAGCCATTGATCACATCAAAGCCGGTGTGCTGATCGCCGAGATCGGTCGTTTAATCGAAACGGAAACCAAACGGGCAGGTTACCGGGTGGTCAAGAATCTGGCCGGACACGGTATTGGCCGAAGACTGCACGAAGAGCCGCGTGAAATTCTGTGCTATTACGATCCGTCGATCAAAACCCGTTTCCGCAAAAACTCCGTGGTAGCCATTGAAACGTTTTTATCAACCAAAGCCAGTATGGCGCACGACAAAGGAGACGGCTGGACGTTGGTGGCCAAAGACAGCTTTGCCGTGCAGCATGAGCACACCATTGTTGTGACGGACAAGCAACCCATTATTCTGACGGCCGCCAATCAAATCTGGAATTAA
- the egtB gene encoding ergothioneine biosynthesis protein EgtB, translated as MNLAERYRQVRARSESICQGLEAEDFVVQPVVDVSPPKWHLGHTTWFFETFVLLPHATDYRVFNQQYNFVFNSYYETVGARVVRTDRGNLSRPSVADVMAYRAHVDAAMHRFLTEESRFSDDLTNIVILGFHHEEQHQELLITDIKYILGHNPLLPAYPTDYSKPKVPTIAGEQWISQDEGIYPIGYAGNGFCFDNELGRHKVYLAPYRIRQQLVSNREYLDFIQAGGYQDFRYWHAEGWDWVKTRTIQAPMYWFLINGQWHHYTGQGLKPLPLDEPVAHVSYYEAWAYAQWRGLRLPTEAEWETAQDRLEWGSRWEWTESAYLPYPGFAKAEGAIGEYNGKFMVNQMVLRGASEATTPGHSRPTYRNFFHAPLRWQFTGIRLAQSLSSTPF; from the coding sequence ATGAACTTAGCAGAGCGCTACCGGCAAGTACGAGCGCGTAGTGAATCAATTTGTCAGGGTCTTGAGGCCGAAGATTTTGTGGTTCAACCCGTGGTGGATGTCAGCCCTCCCAAGTGGCATCTGGGCCACACCACCTGGTTTTTCGAAACGTTCGTGCTCCTGCCCCATGCAACGGATTACCGCGTGTTCAATCAGCAGTACAACTTCGTCTTCAACAGTTATTACGAAACCGTGGGCGCGCGGGTAGTACGCACCGATCGCGGCAATCTCTCCCGGCCTTCCGTGGCGGATGTGATGGCCTACCGCGCTCACGTCGATGCGGCCATGCACCGCTTCCTGACCGAGGAGAGCCGCTTTTCGGACGACTTAACAAACATCGTCATACTGGGCTTCCACCACGAGGAACAACACCAGGAACTGCTCATTACCGACATCAAGTATATTCTGGGCCATAATCCGCTCCTACCCGCCTACCCAACGGATTATTCCAAACCTAAGGTGCCTACCATCGCCGGAGAGCAGTGGATCAGCCAGGACGAAGGTATTTACCCGATTGGCTACGCGGGCAACGGCTTTTGTTTCGATAATGAATTAGGACGCCACAAGGTTTATCTGGCCCCTTACCGGATTCGCCAACAGCTCGTCAGCAACCGGGAGTACCTGGACTTCATCCAGGCCGGTGGCTACCAGGACTTCCGCTACTGGCACGCCGAGGGCTGGGATTGGGTCAAAACCCGGACTATTCAGGCGCCGATGTACTGGTTTCTAATCAACGGTCAGTGGCACCACTATACCGGGCAGGGGCTCAAACCCCTGCCGCTCGATGAGCCGGTCGCTCACGTGAGTTATTACGAAGCCTGGGCCTATGCCCAATGGCGGGGCCTGCGGTTGCCCACCGAAGCCGAGTGGGAAACCGCTCAGGACCGGCTGGAATGGGGTTCGCGCTGGGAATGGACCGAAAGCGCCTACCTGCCCTACCCGGGTTTTGCCAAAGCCGAAGGCGCCATCGGGGAGTACAACGGCAAATTTATGGTCAACCAGATGGTGCTGCGGGGGGCCTCCGAAGCCACCACACCGGGCCACAGCCGACCGACTTACCGAAACTTTTTCCATGCCCCCCTCCGCTGGCAGTTTACCGGTATCCGGCTGGCTCAATCACTTTCATCAACGCCATTTTAA
- the egtD gene encoding L-histidine N(alpha)-methyltransferase, with protein MNTTLVDSPFRTDVLQGLSASPKYLLSKYFYDARGDELFGQIMRCPEYYLTRAEAEILSLQSGAILERCGGMQGSFDIVELGAGDGSKTVFLLREALRMQGSGRYYPIDISPGIINYLSQTLSTKLPGLEVHGLAGEYFAMLEQMQALTESPKLVLFLGATVGNMLPEEAAEFFQQLKTYLRPGDYLLVGFDLKKNPQTILDAYNDKEGLTKAFNLNLLQRINRELGADFKPGQFEHFPVYDPLSGSCKSYLISRCSQRVIFDDDTVIEFERDEPIYMEVSQKYSKTEIQALALKAGYEPVDAFFDCRHQFTDVLWRV; from the coding sequence ATGAACACAACACTGGTTGACAGCCCCTTTCGAACCGATGTACTGCAAGGGTTATCGGCTTCGCCCAAATACCTGCTGTCAAAATACTTCTACGATGCCCGGGGTGATGAGCTGTTCGGGCAGATCATGCGCTGCCCGGAGTATTACCTCACGCGTGCGGAAGCCGAAATCCTGTCTCTGCAGAGCGGGGCGATTCTTGAGCGCTGTGGCGGGATGCAGGGGTCGTTCGACATCGTTGAACTGGGGGCGGGTGACGGTTCCAAAACGGTTTTCCTGCTCAGGGAAGCGCTCCGAATGCAGGGCAGCGGGCGGTATTATCCCATTGACATTTCACCGGGCATCATCAACTACCTAAGTCAGACGCTGAGCACCAAACTGCCCGGCCTGGAGGTGCATGGTCTGGCCGGGGAGTATTTTGCCATGCTGGAGCAAATGCAAGCGCTGACCGAGAGTCCCAAGCTGGTCTTGTTTCTGGGAGCTACCGTTGGTAACATGCTGCCCGAAGAGGCAGCCGAGTTCTTTCAGCAACTAAAAACCTACTTACGGCCGGGCGACTACCTGCTGGTGGGGTTTGATTTAAAGAAAAATCCACAAACAATTCTGGACGCCTACAACGATAAAGAAGGATTAACCAAAGCCTTCAACCTGAACCTGCTGCAGCGCATCAACCGGGAGCTGGGGGCGGACTTTAAACCGGGTCAGTTTGAGCATTTTCCGGTGTACGATCCGTTGTCGGGCAGTTGCAAAAGCTACCTGATCAGCCGGTGTTCCCAACGGGTAATTTTTGATGACGACACCGTCATTGAGTTTGAGCGGGACGAACCGATCTACATGGAAGTATCCCAGAAATACAGCAAAACGGAAATTCAGGCACTGGCCCTGAAGGCGGGGTACGAGCCGGTGGATGCCTTTTTTGACTGCCGCCATCAATTCACTGATGTGCTATGGCGGGTTTAG
- a CDS encoding UbiA family prenyltransferase, with protein sequence MTFRTVWLHLRVPFSFFLLPVFLFALTQSDALRSGALDWVRVAVIWVAIHLLLYPASNAYNSYFDKDEGSIGILETPPPVDKTLFYVAWGLDGLALLLGVWVGWPFVVYLLVYGFISKAYSHPAVRLKKYPIASWLIVSLFQGGFTYLMTLQAFDRLPVADLIKPQPLLAALLCTMNLLAVYPITQIYQHEEDSRRGDLTMSRLLGVGGTFLNAVCWFALSLVGFYRYFGGATMFWLLPVCLLPGVVYFLFWYRRVHRDVGQANFRSAMTMTLLSGTGLNFFFLFLLILTDS encoded by the coding sequence ATGACCTTCCGGACCGTCTGGCTCCATTTGCGGGTGCCTTTTTCGTTTTTTCTGCTGCCGGTTTTCCTGTTTGCGCTGACGCAGTCGGACGCGCTTCGGTCGGGGGCGCTCGACTGGGTTCGGGTGGCGGTGATCTGGGTAGCCATTCATTTGCTGTTGTACCCGGCCAGCAACGCCTACAACAGTTATTTTGATAAAGACGAAGGCAGCATCGGTATTCTGGAAACGCCCCCACCGGTCGACAAGACACTGTTTTACGTGGCCTGGGGACTCGACGGGCTGGCGTTGCTGCTCGGCGTTTGGGTGGGGTGGCCGTTTGTGGTGTATCTGCTTGTTTACGGGTTTATTTCCAAAGCATACAGCCACCCGGCGGTTCGGCTGAAGAAGTACCCCATTGCGAGCTGGCTCATTGTCAGCTTGTTTCAGGGCGGTTTTACGTACCTGATGACGCTCCAGGCATTTGACCGGTTGCCGGTTGCGGACTTGATTAAGCCGCAGCCTTTGCTGGCGGCTTTGCTTTGTACGATGAACCTGCTAGCGGTTTACCCCATCACCCAGATTTATCAGCACGAAGAAGACAGCCGCCGGGGCGATTTGACCATGAGCCGGTTGCTGGGGGTTGGCGGTACCTTTCTGAATGCCGTCTGCTGGTTTGCGTTGTCCTTGGTGGGGTTTTACCGGTATTTCGGAGGAGCCACAATGTTCTGGCTATTGCCGGTTTGTTTGCTGCCAGGGGTGGTTTATTTTCTCTTCTGGTACCGGCGGGTACACCGGGATGTGGGGCAGGCCAATTTCCGGTCGGCGATGACGATGACGCTGCTATCGGGCACGGGCCTGAATTTTTTCTTTCTTTTTTTGCTGATTTTAACCGATTCATAA
- a CDS encoding type III polyketide synthase, whose translation MDSYITAIGTAVPRYGFSQAQIASFMAEALQFDERNRRKLQTLYRLTRIDRRHSVLPDYGTSPGEYTFFPNTPDLEPFPTVGQRMDIYRKEALPLALAAIEDLYPIGKAVQPTHLITVSCTGMYAPGLDIDLIEALNLPTTLHRTAINFMGCYGAFNALKTADAFVRADPSARVLVVCLELCTLHFQKKTDDDQLLSNALFADGAAAVLIEAQPERQYPAPAFRMRTFFCDLWPDGKKDMGWIINDHGFEMTLTSDVPTVIQHGIGKALSRLLEHSGLAIQDITHYALHPGGRKILEVIEEQLGIDSHENRFAYEVLRQYGNMSSATVLFVLKAIRNHLLTEPQTGNILSCAFGPGLTLESMILEIIPATHPIQKAKVADQVAADPAFIP comes from the coding sequence ATGGATAGCTACATCACCGCCATTGGCACCGCCGTACCCCGCTACGGTTTTTCGCAGGCACAAATTGCTTCGTTTATGGCGGAGGCTCTCCAGTTCGACGAGCGCAACCGGCGCAAGTTACAAACCCTGTACCGCCTGACCCGGATCGACCGACGACACTCGGTGCTGCCCGACTACGGTACTTCACCGGGTGAATATACATTTTTTCCGAATACCCCTGATCTTGAACCTTTTCCAACGGTCGGTCAGCGGATGGATATTTACCGAAAGGAAGCCCTGCCATTGGCATTAGCGGCCATTGAAGACTTATACCCGATCGGGAAAGCCGTTCAGCCGACGCATTTAATCACGGTCAGTTGCACGGGAATGTACGCCCCGGGGCTGGATATTGACCTGATTGAAGCCCTGAACCTGCCCACCACCCTGCACCGCACGGCCATCAACTTTATGGGATGCTACGGCGCCTTTAACGCGCTGAAAACCGCGGATGCCTTCGTCCGGGCCGATCCGTCGGCGCGCGTTCTGGTGGTTTGCCTGGAATTATGTACGCTTCACTTTCAGAAAAAAACGGACGATGACCAGCTTCTGTCGAATGCCCTCTTTGCCGACGGTGCGGCCGCGGTTCTGATTGAAGCCCAGCCCGAACGGCAATACCCGGCACCCGCGTTTCGGATGCGTACCTTCTTTTGCGACCTCTGGCCCGACGGGAAGAAGGACATGGGCTGGATTATCAACGATCACGGTTTTGAAATGACGCTCACGTCGGATGTGCCGACGGTTATTCAACACGGTATTGGAAAAGCGTTGTCCCGGTTGCTCGAGCACAGCGGGCTGGCCATCCAAGACATTACCCATTACGCCCTGCACCCCGGCGGCCGGAAAATTCTGGAGGTCATCGAGGAACAACTGGGCATTGACTCCCACGAAAACCGCTTTGCCTACGAGGTTTTGCGGCAGTACGGCAACATGTCGTCGGCAACGGTTTTGTTTGTCCTGAAAGCCATCCGGAATCACCTGCTGACCGAGCCGCAAACGGGCAATATCTTGAGCTGCGCCTTCGGACCCGGCCTCACGCTGGAATCGATGATTCTCGAAATTATACCCGCCACCCACCCCATCCAAAAAGCCAAAGTTGCCGACCAGGTAGCCGCTGATCCTGCGTTCATTCCGTAA
- a CDS encoding TerC/Alx family metal homeostasis membrane protein encodes MSYETIFFVCFALFVLVVMAFDLGAFTKQKSHIVSFKEAGTWSAIWVALSIGFYFFIKNFGYLVHGITDMARLEEIRSRYADHLTLVPGNFEKSLAIFQNNMALEYITGYLVEYSLSADNIFVFIMIFASFGVRERFYKKILVWGILGAIILRFIFIFVGSALLQRFDWIIYIFGAFLVYTGVKLFFEKDEDEHMEPKNHPVVKLSAKYLNVYRRNVIDHFFVRRKSDRKLFVTPLFIVVIVVAFTDLVFAVDSIPAIFSITKDPYIVFFSNVFAIMGLRSMFFFLSSIMSQFRFLKTGLAVLLTFIGLKMIFHSWLESVGFETVYSLYVILTILGVSIVASWLIPEKKKEREEIQV; translated from the coding sequence ATGAGTTACGAAACCATATTCTTCGTTTGTTTTGCGCTCTTCGTTCTGGTAGTGATGGCCTTCGACTTAGGGGCATTCACAAAGCAGAAAAGCCACATAGTGAGCTTTAAAGAAGCCGGAACCTGGAGTGCCATCTGGGTAGCGTTGTCCATCGGGTTTTACTTTTTCATCAAAAACTTTGGCTACCTCGTCCACGGTATTACCGACATGGCGCGGCTGGAAGAAATCCGCAGCCGTTACGCCGACCACCTCACGCTGGTTCCGGGCAATTTCGAGAAAAGCCTCGCCATTTTCCAGAACAACATGGCCCTGGAATACATCACCGGTTATCTGGTGGAATACTCCCTGTCGGCCGACAACATTTTCGTGTTTATCATGATTTTTGCGTCGTTCGGCGTACGGGAGCGGTTTTACAAAAAGATTCTGGTCTGGGGAATTTTGGGAGCCATTATCCTACGGTTTATTTTCATCTTCGTGGGGTCGGCCCTGTTGCAGCGCTTCGACTGGATTATTTACATTTTTGGCGCGTTTCTGGTGTATACCGGTGTCAAACTGTTCTTTGAGAAAGACGAAGACGAGCACATGGAACCGAAAAATCACCCCGTGGTGAAGCTTTCGGCCAAGTACCTGAACGTTTATCGCCGGAACGTCATCGATCACTTTTTCGTCCGCCGGAAAAGCGACCGCAAGCTGTTTGTAACGCCCCTGTTCATCGTCGTGATCGTGGTAGCGTTTACGGATCTGGTGTTTGCCGTCGACTCGATTCCGGCCATTTTCTCGATTACCAAAGATCCGTACATCGTCTTTTTCTCGAACGTTTTTGCCATTATGGGGCTGCGGTCGATGTTCTTCTTCCTATCGAGCATCATGAGCCAGTTCCGGTTCCTCAAAACCGGTCTGGCGGTGCTGCTGACGTTCATCGGTTTGAAGATGATCTTCCACAGCTGGCTGGAATCCGTTGGTTTTGAAACGGTTTACTCGCTGTATGTCATTCTGACCATTCTGGGCGTTAGTATTGTGGCCTCCTGGCTGATCCCGGAAAAGAAAAAAGAGCGGGAGGAAATTCAGGTTTGA